The Panthera uncia isolate 11264 unplaced genomic scaffold, Puncia_PCG_1.0 HiC_scaffold_1792, whole genome shotgun sequence genome includes the window ATTTCAGGACATGTAGTGGTCTCTGTGCAGATTTCTAGGTGGAATCAGGAGAATTAGTTAAAATTCAGgtaataagtcatacagagaaagataccatatgttttgactcttatgtggatcctgagaaacttaatagaagaccatggtggaggggaaggaagaaaaaaagttagggagggagccaaaccataagagactcttaaaaactgagaataaactgagggttgatggggggggggagggaggggaaaatgggtgatgggcattgcggagagcacctgttgggatgagcactgggtattgtatggaaaccaatttgacaacaaacttcatattaaaaaataaaattcaggctAGAATGGGCTGAGGAGTGGACAATAAGGACATGGGACTGCACATAGAAGACACTCCAGGAGTTGGGCGTGGGCCACCTCCTGTTTAGTGGTTCCTAGGAAGGTAGGCACCATCTTACGGTGATGAGTCTTGTGCCCAGCTTGAGCATAAGCTGTCATATCATTCTTGTGAACAGGGGTTCAGCTTGCAGAAGACGACGGCCACTCCCACATGACACAGGGCCATTCATCGAGGTCAAAGAGAAGTGCCTACCCAAGCACCAGTCGAGGTAAGCACGAGGCAGGTTGTACCTAGTGGCCATTTGAGTTAATGAGATGGGAGCCGTACATACGTATTGGTAGACCTGTTACATTTTATATTCACACCATCACCACAGAAGTCCCAGTGTTACAGGTACAGGAATTAGGGAGTATTTACGCTTGGGGTTTCTTTTCAGGTCTAAAATCTATGCCTGAAACCAAAAAGTCAACCCATCGGCGGGGAATTTGTGAAGATGAATCTTCCCACGGGGTGATCATGGAAAAATTCATCAAGGACGTTTCGCGCAACTCCAAATCAGGACGGGCAAGGGAATCTAACGATCGGTCCCAGAGGTTCCCCAGAAGGCCAGACAATGATTGGAAGGAAGCTTCGTTCAACAAGAGGGAGTCGGTGATTCAGGAGAGGGGCTATGAAGGGAATGGCTTTGGGGGAGGCTTTAATTTTAACTCGAGTCTTGTTTCCAAAAAGAgagttcttgaaagaaaaaggCGCTATCAGTTTGACACAGATGGGAAGGGTTCAGCTCACGAGCAGAAGGGCTATGCAAGGAAGAGACCTTTTGAATGTAGTGAAATGAGAAAAGCCATGAGCATGAGCAGCCTTAGCGCCCCCTCCTTCACTGAGTCGCAGCCACTTGATTTTGGGGCAATGCCCTATGTGTGTGATGAATGTGGGAGGTCTTTCAGTGTGATTTCCGAATTTGTCGAACATCAGATCATGCATACTAGAGAGAATCTCTATGAGTATGGTGAATCGTTTATTCATAGTGTGGCTGTCAGTGAGGTTCAGAAAAGTCAGGCTGGAGGGAAACGCTTTGAATGTAAGGAGTGTGGGGAAACCTTTAATAAGAGTGCCGCGCTTGCCGAACATCGGAAAATTCATGCTAGAGAGCATCTTGCAGAATGTAATGATGAGGAGTATGAGGAGCCATTCATGCCTAGCCCAACCTTCAGTGAGCTCCAGAAAATATACGGGAAAGATAAATTCTATGAATGTAAGGTGTGTAAGGAAACCTTCCTTCATAGCTCTGCCCTAATTGACCACCAGAAAATCCATGGTAGAGATGACAAAGATAATGAGCGTGGGGAAGGCTTTAAACCCAGCCCACCCCCCAGTGATCTTCCGAAAACGTATGGTAAAGAGAAAATGTATGAATGTAAGGTGTGTGGGGAGACCTTCCATCACAGCTCATCCCTGAAAGAACACCAGAAGATCCATACTAGAGGAAACCTCTTTGAAAGTAAGGGTAAAGTGTGTGAGGAAACATTTATTCCTGGTCAGTCCCTTAAAAGGCGTCAGAAGACGTACCCAAAAGAGAAGCTGTATGACTTTACAGATGGTGGGGATGCCTTTAGGCAAAGCTCAGACCTCAGTGAGCATCAGAAAATGCATTCTCGAAAGAACCTCTTCGAAGGCAGGGGGTACGAGAAGTCTGTCATTCATAGCGTGCCCTTCACCGAATCCCAGAAGAGTCATACTATAACCAGACCACCTGAAGATGATGAGGACCAGAAGGCGTTCACCGTCAGCTCTAACCCTGATGACAACCAGAAGGTTCCTCCTCAAGAAAACGTCTATGAGAGGAAACCATACGAGAGGTCTGTTATTCATAGCTTAGCCTTTGCTAAGGCTGAGAAGAGTCACAGTGCAGTGGGGCCCAGCAAACCAAAAGTGATTGCAGAGTCTCCCATTCAAAGCTCAGGTGTTACCGAACATCAGAAAGCCCACGCTGGAGAGAATACCTCCGAAGGAAAGAAATACGAGAGGTCTGTTATCCATAGTGTAGCTGCTTTCAAACCTCCCAAAAGTTGCAATGGAAGTGAAGTCGTTGAATGTGAAGAGAAGGGAGAATCCTCCACTTCTGTTTCAGACCGTCATGATAAGCAACAGAAAACTCCTGCCAGAGAGAACCCTAATGAAGGGGGTAAGAATAACAACTACAAGGACTCTGTCATACAAAGTGTATCCCATATGGAATCTCAGAAAAGTCCAACTAGTCAGGGATCCAGTGAACTTAAGAAGGATGGCGAATCATCTACTCCCACCTCAAATGTCCGTGAACATCAGAAGGCTCGTTcgaagaagaaaaacattgagCGTAGGAACTACGAGACCTCTGTAATTCACTCCCTACATTTTGGTGACCATCAAACATTTCGCCCTAGAGAGAAATTCTATGAATGTCCAGAGTGTGGAGAATCTTTTGTTCGTAGCTACGACCTCACTGAGCATCTGAAGATTCACGATAGAAAGAAGCCCTCTGGAAGTAAAAACTACGAACGTTCTGTAATTCGCAGCTTAGTCTCTACTGATCCTCAGACGAGTTACGCTGAGCAGCAACCACAGACAAGTTATGCTGGACACTCATCACAGATGAGGTACTCTGACCAAGCAGCACAAACGAGTTACGCCAAACACCCAGTGCAGGCGAGTTACTCTGGAATGCACATGAGTTACGCTGTACAGCCAGCGCACATGAGTTACACACAGCAAGCAGCACAAACGAGCTACATGGTGCCACCGACACAGATCAGCTACGACGAGGAGCAAGCGCAGACAAGTTACGCTGAACAGCAAGTGCGCAACAGATGCAGGGAGTGTGGGGAATGCTTTGCCACCGTCGGAGACCTTGGTGCACATCAGAAAATCTATGCCCGAGAAGAATTCCATGGTCGGAAGCTCTTTGGAGACACTGTTATTCAGGGCATAGGCCTTGAAGGGCCTCGGCCGGAAGAGCCTCGGCAGAATGAGCCAGATGAGCAGGACGAGCAGGACGAGCCTGAAGATGCAATCTATGGCTGTAAGGACTGTGGGCTAGGCTTTGCAGATCGCGCAGACCTTAAGGATCATCAGAAAGTTCATGGCAGAGAGTATCTCATCGATAGTCGTGAGTACACCCATTCTGTAATCCACACCCATTCTGTCAGTGAGTATCAGAAAGATTACATCGGAGAGCAGCTCTATGAATGCCCGGCATGTGGGGAATCCTTCGTtcatagctcattcctttttgaGCATCAGAAAATCCACGAGCAGGATCAATTTTATGGCCAAAGAAGGTATGATGAGCCTTTTGTGCAGCCCCTGGTCATCAACCCACGGAGGCCTCGTGCCCCACAGAAGAATCCCACTGCAGGAACATCCCTTCAGTGCCACGTGTGCGGACAAGACTTCATTCATGGCTCTGTCCTCGGTGAGCATATGAGAATTCACACCAGAGAGGATTTACCGGAACAGGGCCAGAGAAGTGAAGATGCAGTGAGTCCAGGCTTAGCCCTTACTGAGTTTCAGAGAAGTCAAACCGAAGAGAAACACTATGAATGTAAAACATGTGGAGAAACCTTCCTCAATCAGTCAGACCTTAGAGAGCACATGAGAATTCATGAGAAAGACGAGCCCTATGATTATGGGGCCTCTTTTGTTCACACTTCATTTCTTACTGAGCCCCCCAAAAGAGATTCACCATTCTATGAATGCAAGGACTGTGGGAAGTCCTTTATTCATAACACCGTTCTCACCAAGCATCAGAAGCTTCAtcttgaagaagaggaagaagaaggagccCAGGAGGTGGAAGCCAATGTCCTTGTTCCACGAGAAGTGCTGCGGATCCAGGGGTCAAACGTAGAGGCTGCCGAGCCCGAGGTGGAGGCTGCCGAGCCTGAGGTGGAGGCTGCCGAGCCCAATGTGGAGGCTGCCGAGCCCAATGGAGAGGCCGAGGGACCAGATGGGGAGGCTGCAGAGCCAGATGGGGAAGCCGAACAGCCCAACGGAGAGGCCGAACAGCCCAATGGAGATGCTGATGAACCAGACGGGGCAGGGATCGAAGACCCAGAGGAAAGAGCTGAAGAGCCAGAGGGAGATGCCGATGAGCCAGACGGGGCAGGGATCGAAGACCCAGAAGAAGAAGGCGAAGATCAAGAGATTCAGGTTGAAGAGCCATACTACGACTGCAGGGAATGCGGAGAAACCTTTGCTTCCAACTCTGCCTATGGTGAGCACCTGAAAACCCATGCCAGGGTGATAATATTTGAGCCTGGAAATGTCTATGGGGAAAGCTCCCGCTACACTGAACATGCCAGCACCAGCACCAGCGACAACGACAGGGCCGATGACAAGTATTTCAAGTGTGATGTCTGTGGGCAGCTTTTCAGTGATCGCCTGTCCCTCGCTAGACACCAGAATACTCATACCGGCTGAGAACATAAGTATAAAGGTTAGGAAACCTTCACTTAGAACTTGACCCTTACTAAACCAGAGACTTCAGACCAATCCATAACAATGTCAGAAGAAACTTACCTTGGCACGTACACACCTGACTTTTAACATCAGACAACTCagactaaaaaagaaaccaaaggtgGAAACTGCTTTGGTCTCAGCTCTCCCCCATCTAGCTCTCCCCCATCCAGCTGTCTCCCATCCAGCACCAGTGTGTGCCTATGGGAAAGCTGTAGCACATACCTTGCATCTGAGTGACCTTATTGAGGGAAAACCCCAGGGGTTTTTGAGACTACAGAAATCGCCCCAGTCAACTGTAAATGACATTTCTGTAACCTATATATAATGCTCCCTGCAGTGTATATAAAATAGCATATCGTAGCAAAACAGTAATCACGTATCTTTGGATTTAATATGATATACAGTTACAGTTTACTGTGCAGAGGTACCTTACCTGGTactcggatttttttttttttttttttttttttttggaggaggaagagagcaacaaattagaatatatttctaaGCATCTTAGATTCTGAGAAAGACTTCTTGTGCATTATTTGGACCCCATTGGTATCGTTTCGAGTAATTGTGTGTCATTCCTTACTCTTAAGTATTCCTGTAAAAGTGTAAGCATGAAAGgtaaaatgtcttttattctttGCTGTTTGAAAAGAGAAGTGTTTTGAACTTCCTTTTCAGCCATTTCGTCTACACCAACACTTTGGAACCTAATGCTGTGTAAGCCTTTACAATACGTAGATTGGCCTTTTGTGACCCAAAGTGGTTGGTTGCCGCATTGTACCTTGCAGTGGTTCTCATGCTAAAATATTAcaagttttgtgttgttttttttttaaccaacctGATGTGTGTTTGATAATGAATTTACAAAAACTGAAGCTTTTCCCTATAAATCCTACGTTTTTGCCTTTAAAGAGTGGGTTGCAACCATCACTAGATCACAGTAGTGCCTACTGATGGTTGAGAACCAGAGGGAGAGACTTTTGTGTTGTAAATAAGGATGCAGGCTAACTACTTCCATCACTTCCTGTGTGCGCTTCCTGCCTTAAGTGACAAGTAGCATCGTGGCTTCAGTAGTGTGAACTGCCACAAGTCAGTCTGCACCCTGGGTGCCCAGGAGCTAGTATCCTTAGAGCTTTCTATCGCTTACCTGATTTCTTGTCTTCACCTGTCTGACCCTCCTCCCCCATGtctaacttaaattttaaaaatcaaaaaaaaaaaaaaacaaaaaacaacaaaaaacagcaacaaaaaaagcTTTCTTTACAGTCAACTTAAGCTTAACATGGACTCAGGTTCCCCAGCAGCCTTAATTTGTTTCCTTACCATCTGTTCCTCCCTCTTGCAGCCCTTCTAAGTATCTCCGAGCTATCTATCCACTAGTGTCACGTTTGTCGGATCACCTCAGTTTTCCATTTAATCACAAATTGACCTCATAGCTTGAGGTTTCCTGTGTCCTGTTCTGTGGACCACCTGTACTCcttttgcttcccctccccttgCATAATGACTATTAAATTTTTTGGCTTTGAgttggctggaaaaaaaaaaaattaaaaaaaaaaaaaccttagaaagtGGATCTGTAGATTAAGTGAGCAAAAGACAACAGATAATTTGAGCAAGCAAAATTAACCTATGTGCTGGGGGAACGTGTCTAAATCTTCCTCTCCTAGATCCGCGTGGTTAGGGCTTGGGGAATGTGTGTCAGAGCTGCAGGGAATGCCAAAGTTGAGGAAGGCTGTAGGGTTGAGAGCACGAAGCAGAAATGAGGAAGCCAAAGAAGGAAGTCCTAATACATCGCCAGATCTAGGAGGGTGGGGaagcagacagaaggaaaaatgggaagcagggctgggaagCCCAGGTTGGTGGGAATGAATTGAGCAGGATGTCCTGGGCAGTGAAGAAGGGGCCTTTTTGGTATAGGTGAGGGCCAGCTGCATAGAAGGACCTGAGGTTGGAATGGACAGCCAAGAAAACAGGAGAATCGAGGCCCCGCAGCACAGGAGGGGGACCCTTTAGATGGGAACCAGCGTTGATGTTATCAGGGTGAACTTGGGTTGATCGCTGTTGGCAGTATTAATTGGTAGAACCTTTTCAGAAAACAGCTTGCCAGATGACAGGGTGTCCATTCCAATCTCATGTTAGTGAAAAATTAGGAATGACATAAATGCCAAAACAATAGGACGATTACGTGAAGGTATTCATGGACTGTATGCAGCTGCTTAAAAATGATAATCAAGAGTTATGTAGCAACGTGGAAATATATTTACGGAATATTAAGTGGAAAAAGCAGGACACAGAATTATATTTATACTACAATTATAACTGATTAAAAATGTATGCTTATAGTCAAAAgctgttgtgttgttgttgtcgtAGGCTAATAGTTgagcattattttcttaaattctttgaaTGTTCTTTATAGTAGTGTTACTAAAAAGTTTATAATCACGTTTCCATTGTGAACATAATTTGAACACATCATCAGAcacttggaaaatacagaaaagtggaggaaaaaaaaatccatattccaACCTTCCAAAGACAGATACACACTCTTCAACATCTTGTTTATTCTTGTTTCTGTGCACAGGGTTATGATTATAACTGTGTCAAAACGTGTATTCAGAATAGCTGTTATGTTACCTTTGTGGAATTATGGTTAAACACTTTCAtcttaatgttttcaaatgttcCTTATGATAGTGTTCTTATAACAAAgtttattatgtttgtttccaTTACAAGCATAATACATACCCagaggaaaatttggaaaatatagtaaattagaaaagaggaaaaagtcacCCATATTCCCAACACCCAACAACTACTGTTAACATCTTGATCTATTTCCTCCATCTTGTTTTAGTGCACAAGCTTGTGATTATAACAGtgttaaatatgtatgcataaagtctaaaatgaaaaaaatactgaaaataattaaaatagtgttGTCATTGTGGGATTATGGTTAAATATTTTGTCTCAAATTCCTTGAATGACCTTTGGTGTTTTGGTATTAAATCTTGTGTATGTATTTCTCCATTACAAATATAATACATACTCATAGCAAACTTTGGAAAATTCagtaaaactagaagaaaagtaATTCACCCATATTCCCAACACCCAGCAACAGTTGCTGTTAACATCTCGGTCTGTGCACCAGTCTATGATAATTAGGGTGTTAATGATAGGTATACATAGAGTCAAAGATGGgaagaaatatggaaaacaattaaATAGTTGTGTGGTCGTTGTGGGATTATGGTGAAATATTTTGTCCTGGTT containing:
- the LOC125917397 gene encoding paternally-expressed gene 3 protein-like; the encoded protein is MLPPKYLSASKPKKSWAPDVHELDSDLTKEPDATVREGATDPEFFHQRFRNFLYVEFVGPRKTLFKLRNLCLDWLQPETRTKEEIIELLVLEQYLTILPEKIKPWVRAKKPENCEKLVTLLENYKEMYEPGDDNNSDLRSEDSMSRKGAESPPPRSASSFCSDRDRDWDQEWDRERDRDWDLDWDRDRERRGRSRDLGSRDRWPYPRNPRGRLPQRDLSLPLMEKTTFATERERKRRDSVMDYESRSQDAVSYQDVVNLTEDRKPQNPIQDNMENYRKLLSLGVQLAEDDGHSHMTQGHSSRSKRSAYPSTSRGLKSMPETKKSTHRRGICEDESSHGVIMEKFIKDVSRNSKSGRARESNDRSQRFPRRPDNDWKEASFNKRESVIQERGYEGNGFGGGFNFNSSLVSKKRVLERKRRYQFDTDGKGSAHEQKGYARKRPFECSEMRKAMSMSSLSAPSFTESQPLDFGAMPYVCDECGRSFSVISEFVEHQIMHTRENLYEYGESFIHSVAVSEVQKSQAGGKRFECKECGETFNKSAALAEHRKIHAREHLAECNDEEYEEPFMPSPTFSELQKIYGKDKFYECKVCKETFLHSSALIDHQKIHGRDDKDNERGEGFKPSPPPSDLPKTYGKEKMYECKVCGETFHHSSSLKEHQKIHTRGNLFESKGKVCEETFIPGQSLKRRQKTYPKEKLYDFTDGGDAFRQSSDLSEHQKMHSRKNLFEGRGYEKSVIHSVPFTESQKSHTITRPPEDDEDQKAFTVSSNPDDNQKVPPQENVYERKPYERSVIHSLAFAKAEKSHSAVGPSKPKVIAESPIQSSGVTEHQKAHAGENTSEGKKYERSVIHSVAAFKPPKSCNGSEVVECEEKGESSTSVSDRHDKQQKTPARENPNEGGKNNNYKDSVIQSVSHMESQKSPTSQGSSELKKDGESSTPTSNVREHQKARSKKKNIERRNYETSVIHSLHFGDHQTFRPREKFYECPECGESFVRSYDLTEHLKIHDRKKPSGSKNYERSVIRSLVSTDPQTSYAEQQPQTSYAGHSSQMRYSDQAAQTSYAKHPVQASYSGMHMSYAVQPAHMSYTQQAAQTSYMVPPTQISYDEEQAQTSYAEQQVRNRCRECGECFATVGDLGAHQKIYAREEFHGRKLFGDTVIQGIGLEGPRPEEPRQNEPDEQDEQDEPEDAIYGCKDCGLGFADRADLKDHQKVHGREYLIDSREYTHSVIHTHSVSEYQKDYIGEQLYECPACGESFVHSSFLFEHQKIHEQDQFYGQRRYDEPFVQPLVINPRRPRAPQKNPTAGTSLQCHVCGQDFIHGSVLGEHMRIHTREDLPEQGQRSEDAVSPGLALTEFQRSQTEEKHYECKTCGETFLNQSDLREHMRIHEKDEPYDYGASFVHTSFLTEPPKRDSPFYECKDCGKSFIHNTVLTKHQKLHLEEEEEEGAQEVEANVLVPREVLRIQGSNVEAAEPEVEAAEPEVEAAEPNVEAAEPNGEAEGPDGEAAEPDGEAEQPNGEAEQPNGDADEPDGAGIEDPEERAEEPEGDADEPDGAGIEDPEEEGEDQEIQVEEPYYDCRECGETFASNSAYGEHLKTHARVIIFEPGNVYGESSRYTEHASTSTSDNDRADDKYFKCDVCGQLFSDRLSLARHQNTHTG